tgtgtgtgtgtgtgtgagagtgtgtgtgtgtgtgtgtgtgtgatgtgtgtgaaaatgcaaggtgtgttgcatgtgtgtgtgtgagagagtgagtgagagtgtgtgtgtgtgtgtgtgtgtgagagtgtgtgagagagagtgtgtgagtgtgtgtgtgtgtgtgtgtgtgtgtgtgtacctgcaggtTTGCGTTCAGGCAGTGTGATGTGTCCGTCAGCGATGGAGTTAACCAGGTGCTGGAACTCAGCAGGAACTTCAGCCTGTTTCCACCGTTCTGTGTCCAAcaataaactacacaaacacacaaacacacaatctaGGGTtaaaaggaggaagaagaaaagaaaattatgcCTGGTTTAAACCACAGTGTGtaactgctccgtgtgtgtgtgtgtgtgtataccttaGCTTGGTCTTTCGCTCATCATGGAAGCGATGGACGAAGCGGTTGGCCTGACTCTGTAGCGCCCCCCGCAGACTCACACTCCTCCTGCAGCACAGAGCCTCTGTGTCCTTTGCGAAGGCTTCCACCGCTCGGCTCACACACACGAACTCTGCTGAACTGAGACGCTCCAGAGAAccgtcctacacacacacacagacacacacacagacacacacacacagacacacacacacacagacacacacacacacacacacagacacacacacacacagacacagacacacacacagacacacacacacacacagacacacacacacacagacacacacacagacacacacacacacagacacacacacagacacacacacagacacagacacacacacacagacacacacagacacacacagacacacacagacacacacacagacacacacacacagacacacacacacagacacacacacacagacacacacacagacacaggtgaACATTCTGATGGATTAACACTCCTGActgtggacagtgtgtgtgtgtgtgtgtgtgagagagcaccTTGGCCTTAGCTAGCAGGACTTTGACACAGCGGTCATGGCTGATGTCTGAAGCGGTGTACAGCAGCTCCTGGATGTTGTTGGCGATTCTGCCCAGCTCCAGATCAGATGGCATCAGATCctcactgaacacacaagtaAAGTTCACAATGAGATTTTATTCCTTTCTCTGACACCAACACGGAATGTTCAGCATactatttattttctctacGTAGCTGTAACGGCTACATGCTAGCTAGAGTCACTACTGCGTCACGCTGAATTGGgaataaaatgcatttcattCACAGTAACCAAGGAACCCAAGAGAgcatgacgtgtgtgtgtgtgagcattagGCACTGCtgtattaaaggtgcggtgcatgTTGTTTGAaaaccaatgttgacatttgaaatcaccaaaacaaacacacccctaacccaaatgggtgtcacccctgtattgatagctccgcccacacatacatacgtattATGGGGGAACCTACTGGGgcggctggccgaggggatatttttatcgtaagcctttcttcgctttctttctttgtttttatcctccatgtcaatgttaaaaccgctttctgctaatgtcacacatgcgcactgaacactctctccacccatactgacaagacacgcccctttctgctcattggctacacgttagttttgtctGTTgttccgactcagttttctgaagcgtttctcacaCATCGTGCACCGCAACTTTAagcaggtttttcttttttcttaaattagCCAAGGCTTTACTAAGCACACTAACTGagacctggtgtgtgtgtgtgcatgtcctcACAGTGCAGCGGTGCCCCCTGTGGGCAGGGAGGAGGTAGTGTTTATGATGTGCTCCCTGCTGGAGGACGACTCTGTAGTGCATGAGGCAGAGTCGCTTCCTGAAACTTCCTCTTTCGCCTGTGCTCTGGTCTGAGCGTTCACACTGTTGCCACGGCGCTCGGCTTCGTTTATCGCATCGCTGATGAACAGCCCCTCGTGTGTGAGGAAGGCGAGCTCGGCTTCTCCCGGACGGAGACCGGattcctcctcctcgtcctcgtcTTCGTTCTCCACCGAGCCGGTAAGCGCACACACGTCGGCGGCTCGGTTCCTCTGGCTGCTGTCGAGGACTTCCAGAACAACGTTCCGGATCACACCGAGAGtggcctaacacacacacacacacacacacttttaactGAAAAACAACTCATAAGTACAGAGTAtaagtgtgtgagcgtgagctGGTGTACCTTGATCCTGGTGAGGAAGAGCAGAAAATACTCAAAGACGTTCTGCAGGAGCTCAAACCACTGAGCAAACGTCATGAACCTCATCTGATCATGcatcctgcaacacacacacaaacacacacacacacacacacaatttaaccTAACTGCTATAtgcactgaacaggaaatatcCAGAATACTAAAAGCTACTCACTTCACAACAACGTCTGTGTCGATCTCCTCAATCTGAGACACAGATCTTATCACACACTGCAGAGAAAAATAAGCAGCACACTGTCAGGTAACCGACACCTAACGTGTCTGACAGGAAAACTAAAGGAAATGTAAAACCGTAGTGGTCTAGTTGGAGTCTCCACCTGTCTGACGATGCCCTTGGCTGCTTGCATCATCTCCTCACTGTAGATGTCCAGAAAATCCAGCTTCCTTTGTCTCAGCAGGCCAAAGACCAGAGACTGCAGCCggtcctgacacacacacacacacacacacacacacacacaatatagttTGGCAGGTGAATGCTGATATCTGCAATAACTCAATGTTTCTACAGTACACAGCATTCCGATGCAGTGTTagtgtacgtttgtgtgtacgtgtgtgtacgtgtgtgtgttagtgtatgtttgtgtgtatgtttgtgtgtacgtgtgtgttagtgtatgtttgtgtgtacgtgtgtgtgtgtacgtgtgtgtgttagtgtatgtttgtgtgtatgtttgtgtgtacgtgtgtgtgtgttagtgtatgtttgtgtgtacgtgtacgtgtgtgtacgtgtgtgtgttagtgtatgtttgtgtgtacgtgtgtgtgtgtacgtgtgtgtgttagtgtatgtttgtgtgtatgtttgtgtgtatgtttgtgtgttagtgtatgtttgtgtgtacgtgtgtgtgtgtgtacgtgtgtgtgttagtgtatgtttgtgtgtacgtgtttgttagtgtatgtttgtgtgtatgtttgtgtgttagtgtatgtttgtgtgtacgtgtgtgtgtacgtgtgtgtgtacgtgtgtgtatgtttgtgtgtacgtgtgtgttagtgtatgtttgtgtgtacgtgtacgtgtgtgtgtgtacgtgtgtgtgttagtgtatgtttgtgtgtatgtttgtgtgtacgtgtgtgtgtgtgtacgtgtgtgtgttagtgtatgtttgtgtgtatgtttgtgtgtacgtgtgtgtatgtttgtgtgtacgtgtgtgtgtgttagtgtatgtttgtgtgtacgtgtgtgtgtgttagtgtatgtttgtgtgtacgtgtgtgtgtgttagtgtatgtttgtgtgtatgtttgtgtgtacgtgtgtgtgtgtgtacgtgttagtgtatgttttttgtgtgtacgtgtgtgtacgtgtgtgtgttagtgtatgtttgtgtgtatgtttgtgtgtgtacgtgtgtgtgtgtgtacatgttagtgtatgtttgtgtgtacgtgtgtgtacgtgtgtgtgtgtatgtttgtgtgtgtacgtgttagtgtatgtttgtgtgtacgtgtgtgtgtgtatgtttgtgtgtacgtgtgtgtacgtgtgtgtgtgtatgtttgtgtgtacgtgtgtgtgtatgtttgtgtgtacctgtgcgtgtatgtgttgtacatgtgtgtatgtttgtgtgtatgtatgtgtgtatgtttgtgtgtacgtgtgtgtgtgtatgtttgtgtgtacgtgtgtgtgtgtatgtttgtgtgtacgtgtgtgtgtatgtttgtgtgtacgtgtgtgtgtacgtgtgtgtgtatgtttgtgtgtacgtgtgtgtgtacgtgtgtgtgtatgtttgtgtgtgtgtgtgtgtgtgtatgtttgtgtgtacgtgtgtgtgtgtatgtttgtgtgtacgtgtgtgtgtgtatgtttgtgtgtacgtgtgtgtgtgtatgtttgtgtgtacgtgtgtgtgtatgtttgtgtgtacgtgtgtgtgtatgtttgtgtgtatgtttgtgtgtacgtgtgtgtgtatgtttgtgtgtacgtgtgtgtgtatgtttgtgttgtacatgtgtgtacgtgtgtgtatgtttgtgtgtatgtatgtgtgtacatgtgtgtgtatgtatgtgtgtacatgtgtgtgtatgtttgtgtgtacgtgtgtgtgtacgtgtgtatgtttgtgtgtgtgtgtgtacgtgtgtgtatgtttgttgcACTTGTTCACAGAGCAGCAGTGTAAATTTCCCCAAGCTCAGCCACAGATCCAAACCCCAGAGACTCCCTACTTGCCACACGTCAGCCACATCTCACATCTCCCTGTGCTGGAGCTCCTCACAGTAAAGCTGAGCAGGTGACTAAAGAATAAACAGTGTGTTGTGAGTACACTGACTGGTACAATGTGCTGACGCCGGAGACTCCCTCCCTTAGAGATCTGCAGGCTGAacacgtccctgtgaatgagctgtgcTGTGCTTACGTATCTGCATGAGTGTGATTTGTGGCTGCACTGCTGGCAgagactttctgaccaatcagaattaaggATTaaagtgtgtgagatggagtAAGAACCTTCTCTAGCACTTGGTTGTCGTCCTCAAAGGCTCGGTTGAGGTCACTCCTAGAGTAAGTGGTGAAATCTGCCACCATCATCTTATCGATCAGCTTCTCCATTTCACACAGCTGAGAGCCGAggtgtctgtctcacacacacacacacacacacacacacacacacacacacacacacacacacagagagagagagagaaaaagactgaTTAATCATCATTGTGAATCCTGCTATACCAGCTGTATATACAGATATTTAtctgtatatgtgagtgtgtgtatgtgtgtttgtgagtgtgagtgagtgtgtgtatgtgtgtgagtgtgagtgtgtgtttgtgagtgtgagtgagtgtgtgtatgtgtgtttgtgagtgtgagtgagtgtgtgtatatatgtgagtgtgagtgtgtgtttgtgagtgtgagtgagtgtgtgtatgtgtgtttgtgagtgtgagtgagtgtgtgtatatatgtgagtgtgagtgtgtgtttgtgagtgtgagtgagtgtgtgtatatatgtgagtgtgtatgtgtgtttgtgagtgtgagtgagtgtgtgtatgtgtgtttgtgagtgtgagtgagtgtgtgtatatatgtgagtgtgagtgtgtgtgtgtttgtgagtgtgagtgagtgtgtgtgtatatgtgagtgtgagtgtgtgtgtgtgtgtgtgtatgtgagtgtgtgtgtatgtgagtgtgtgtatgtgagtgtgtgtgtgtgtgtgtatgtgtgtgtatgttagtgtgtgtgtgtgtgagtgtgagtatgtgagtgtgtgtgtgtgtgtgtgtgtgtgtgtgtgagtgtgtgtgtgtatgtgattgtgtgtgtatgtgagtatgtgtgtgtgtgtgtgtgtgagtgtgtgtatgtgtgtttgtgagtgagtgtgtgtgtgtgtgtgtgcgtgagtgtgtgtgtatgtgagtgtgtgtgtgtatgtgtgtgtgtatgtgagtgtgtgtgtgtgagtgtgtgtatgtgagtgtgtgtgtgtatgtgagtgagtgtgtatgtgtgtttgtgagtgtgagtgagtgtgtgtgtatgtgtgtgtgtgtgtgtgagtgtgtgtatgtgagtgtatgtgagtgtgtgtatgtgtgtgtatgtgagtgtgtgtatgtgagtgtgtgtgtgtgtatgtgtgtgtatgtgtgtgtgtatgtgtgtgtgtgtgtgtatgtgaatgtgtgtgtatgtgaatgtgtgtgtgtgtgtgtgtgtgtgtgtgtgtgtgtgtgtgagtgtgtgtatgtgagtgtgtgtgtatgtgtgtgtgtatgtgtgtgtgtatgtgaatgtgtgtgtatgtgtgtgtgtatttgaatgtgtgtgtatgtgaatgtgaatgtgtgtgtatgtgaatgtgtgtgtatgtgagtgtgtgtgtgtgtgtgtgtgtgtgtgtgtgtgtgtacctaaaGCTGTGGATGCCCTGGAGCTCCTGTTGCAGCACCTCCTTGGTGGTGTTGATGAGCTCCAGCGCTCCCACAAACTCTGATGTTGATAGCAGCAGCTGCACAGTGGGTTGTGTCTGCTGTACCGCCGCCATCAGCTTCAGTTTACTGTGCAGTGTAATGCAGTTCCTGCGTGTGACCGTGTGCCGTAGTGCCCGTAAAGGCCCACGCGTCATGGTGCGCCCCATGCTGGCCGTGTGCTCCCGCAGCGTCCTCACTGCTCCCGCTGCCTCACAGAGCTCCTCCTGTAGCTCGTGCTGAGACGACATGGCGTGGAAGAAAGCCTCCGAGCGCATAGAGATCTGTCTCGCGATGCTCACCTCCACCACGTCCAGGTAATGACTCAACTACCGCAGCACAAAAGgggacagacagataaacatacGTCCTAGTACACACTGTGATGGGACACAGAAACGTCACCCTGTACAGGAGGGGGTTGGGAGGGTCATCACAGCAATGGCTCTGCCCCACAGCACTTACTTTCTCCTGCAGTAACCGTGACGACGCAGCATCCCGACTGCTCTTTCCTCCGGCGACGCTGAAATGTGACCACGGCAACACGGCGCTGAAGGTGGCCGGTTCACTCAGTACGAAGTCAGGCCTCATGAAgatctggaacacacacacacacacacacatacacacacacatacacacacacatacacacacacatacatacacacatacatacacacacacacacacacatacaaacacacacacatatatacacacacacacacacatatatacacacacacacacacacacaaacacacaaactcagtgaaggttgagagagagacagacagagacagaaacatgtATCAGTACATACCTTGGGCACCTGCTCGAGCTCCTCTTTGGCTTTATCTGTGGAGATAAAAGACACACATCACTGCAGATGTAACAACCACACACGACAACCTTTACACAATCAAATGTAACAGCTGGACTTGTGTACGTAACAGCTGGACGTGCGTACGTAACAGCTGGACTTGTGTACGTAACAGCTGGACATGCGTACGTAACAGCTGGACATGCGTACGTAACAGCTGGACTTGTGTACGTAACAGCTGGACTTGTGTACGTAACAGCTGGACTTGTGTATGAAGCTCATACTATAAACACAATAATCTGAACCAGTGAACTTGACTACGCACCATGATTGTTTGTGATGTTAGGGATGGAGAGGTCGTCTTTACTGGAGCAGATGTTTTTACACCGCTTGTGGATTTTCTCCCTCTGAAATATAAGATACAATAATGaacatgacaacacacacatacacacacatacacacaaacacacacacatacacacacatacacacaaacacacacacatacacacacaacaacaaccacacacaccatacaccaccaaacaacacatcacacaacacacacacacacacacacacacaacatacacacacaactacacacacatcacgaccacatacacacaaacacacacatacacacacaaacacacacacacacaacaacacccacacacacacacaagacacatacaaaaacatgcactgtgtgtgtgtgtgtgtacaagataCACCagctgactgagtgagtgtgtgtgtgtgtggtgttgagtgagtgagtgatgtggGTGAGTGGTgggtgtgagttgtgtgtgtgtgagtgtgtgagtgagtgagttgtgtgtgggtggagtgcgttgagagtgagtgtgtgtgagtgagtgtgtgtgtgtgtgtgtgagtgagtgagtgagtgagtgagtgtgtgtgtgtgagtgagtgcgagtgagtgagtgtgtgtgtgagcgagtgagagtgtgaatgagcgagtgagtgagtgagtgtgtgtgtgtgagtgagtgtgtgtgtgtgtgagtgagtgtgtgtgtgtgtgtgtgtgtgtgtgtgtgtgtgtgtgtgagtgagtgtgtgtgagtgagtatgtgagtgagtatgtgtgtgtgtgtgtgtgtgagtgagtgagtgagtgagtgagtgagtgtgtgagagtgagtgagtgagtgtgtgtgtgtgtgagtgcgagtgagtgagtgtgtgtgtgagcgagtgagagtgtgaatgagcgagtgagtgagtgagtgagtgtgtgtgtgtgtgagtgtgtgtgtgtgtgtgtgtgtgagtgagtgagtgagtgtgtgtgagtgagtgtgtgtgtgtgtgtgtgagtgagtgagtgtgtgtgagtgagtgtgtgtgtgtgtgtgtgagtgagtatgtgagtgagtatgtgtgtgtgtgtgtgtgagtgagtgagtgagtgagtgagtgtgtgagagtgagtgagtgtgtgagtgagtgagtgagtgtgtgtgtgagtgagtgagtgtgtgagtgtgtgtgtgagtgagtgtgtgagtgagtgtgtgtgtgagtgagtgagtgtgtgtgtgagtgagtgtgtgagtgtgtgagtgtgtgagtgtgtgagtgtgtgtgtgagtgagtgtgtgtgtgagtgtgtgagtgagtgtgagtgagtgtgtgtgagtgagagtgtgtgagtgagtgtgtgtgtgagtgagcgagtgtgagtgagtgagtgtgtgtgtgagcgagtgagagtgtgaatgagcgagtgagtgagtgagtgagtgtgtgtgtgtgagtgagttagtgtgtgtgtgtgtgtgtgtgtgtgtgtgagtgagtgagtgagtgagtgagtgtgtgtgtgtgtgagtgagtgagtgtgtgtgagtgagtgtgtgagtgagtgagtaagtgtgtgtgagtgagtgagtgtgtgtgtgagcgagtgagagtgtgaatgagcgagtgagtgagtgagtgtgtgtgtgagcgagtgagagtgtgaatgagcgagtgagtgagtgagtgagtgtgtgtgtgtgagtgagttagtgtgtgtgtgtgtgtgagtgagtgagtgagtgagtgagtgtgtgtgtgtgagtgagtgagtgtgtgtgagtgagtgtgtgagtgagtgagtgtgtgagtgagtgagtaagtgtgtgtgagtgagtgagtgagtaagtgtgtgtgagtgagtgtgtgtgtgtgtgtgtgtgtgtgtgtgtgtgtgtgtgagtgagtgagtgagtgagtaagtgtgtgtgagtgagtgtgtgtgtgtgtgtgtgtgtgtgtgtgtgtgtgtgagtgagtgagtgagtgagtaagtgagtgtgtgtgtgtgagcgagtgtgtgagtgtgagtgtgtgtgtgtgtgtgtgtgtgtgtgtgagtgagtgagtgagtgagtaagtgtgtgtgtgtgagtgagtgagtgtgtgtgtgagcgagtgtgtgtgtgtgagtgtgagtgtgtgtgtgtgtgagtgtgtgagtgtgtgagtgatgatGATAGAGCTGATCTGAGAGATTAGCGAGCAGAGAATCTGATGTCAGGTCAGACTATTGTGTTTATAGTGTCActagtggccacacctcctccttcATCATCAAggtcacactgacacacacacactcctcctggCAGTGGCAGCACCTGAATAATTAATTtatcagacagtgtgtgtgtgtgtgtgtgtgtgtgtgtgtgtgtgtgtgtgtgtgtgtgtgtgtgtgtgtgttacctgagcAGTGTTGTTCAGGTAGGTGCTGAAGTGCTCTGCTGTGATGATGGGCAGGCTGTATGAAGGCATCACCTCCTCCTCAGTGAAGTCCACTCCCCAGGTCTTGGTGAAGAAGTCGGACTCGCGCTTGGCCAGCCGCGGATCGTTCAGCGCCGCCGGCAGGTTCACCTTAGAGTTATACACCGTCCAACGATGCTGATCTGCTACCACTGAGGGAGCGTCGCTCAGCCCCCGCACctcacctgtacacacacacacacacacacacacacacacacacacacacacacacacacaccataattaGGCATGATGATAATATTCAAATTATTGAATATTAAAAAGCATCTAAATTGTGTATCAttttcacgtgtgtgtgtctgtacacgtCGGCTGCCTATAAATCAGACGGCAGAAGGAACCGCAGCTAATAATCCTGCTGAACCGACATGCTGACGCTACAGGAAGTGTTCGCTCTGTTCGTCTTCCTCCTGAAACCAAAACTAAACTTCACAGTGTTTACAATCTCACCGAAATACACCGCTGTTTAAAGCGCAGGTCAGAGAAGTGACTCGGACTAAACGgatgataaataaatagcacTGCGCTAACACCAATCTTCAGTAACACCTTTATTAAACATCAACAAGAGAGAATTATTTAACACCCAAAAAGTTTATACAGAACTAAATCCCAAACCAGCTGCTTCTAACGGTCATGAAAACTAAACCAGAATCAAACAGACTTGACAATATGGCAGTACATGACTGTATGTGGTGTGAAGCTGTACGGTGTAGCAGAGGGGCTTTGGGGGGAACTTATTAAAGCCTACGACGGTGTTACAGTCATGTGACGTGGCCAGATTCACAGTTTAGAACTTTTTCCTTGGTCACAGCTACAAAAGTGTCTCTGACCTGTAGGCTCCTTGGGGCAGACATCAGGGAGGGAACGTGGGGGTCTGTAGTGTGTAGACGAGCCCATCGAGTCTCTGGGCTTCCGGAAGAGCTGGTCAGTGGCAGTGGGGCCCACGGAGGACTGAACCACGGGCACCGAGCCCGGTCCGGACGCCATGGCAGTGCCGCTTCCTCACACCAGCCtccagctgagagagagagagagcaggagagggagagagagagcaggagagggagagagagtgagagtgagagagagagtgagagagagaaagagagtgagagagagagtgagagagagggaaagagagagtgagagagagagcaggagagggagagagagagaaagagagagtgtgagagagaaagagagagtgtgagagagagagagagagagagagaaagagagtgtgagagagggagaaagagagagagagagagagagagagagagagagagtgagagagagagagagagagaaagagagagagtgagagagagggaaagagagagagagagagagcgagagggatagagatagtgtgtgtgagagagagagagagagagagtgagagagagagcgcgagagggatagagagagtgtgagagagagggagagagagagagaataaatgagGAGATGGAGTCAAACTCTGAATAACAAATGTTTTAGGAAAAGGctgaacattattattaataaactaaatgctttttttaacaGACATTTTTAACCGAATGCTGTCGAGAACGAAAGCGTAACCGTAAGTAAGTGATGATCATGTGACCTGTGTATGATCTCAGTACTGTATCTGTATCCCTGAAGAGCCCTGATCCAGGTTCCTGCTGACGCTTCTGCACTCGTGTTCTACTCACACTGACTTTTCACCGACAGGCTGAGCAAAGTGCACCGGACGCAAAAACACGAGACTCTGCTGGCGCCGTCACAGGATGTAGGTGATGATATCAAGTTTTAGTCAAAACGAGAATGAAAACTGATGAGTTATGAGCTGAACGTATGCAGGGGCAAAATCACTGAGTGTGATCATAACGAGACACCGGTGAAGACACCACAGAAGGATACTTTCGTTTCTGCTTCTCTCACTTttccaaaaatgtttaaagggTTCACAGGAACTGTGTCTAGTAGTAACTTTACACAGAAATGCCAGTCAGCACTTTGTCTCAGACGCTGATGTGCAGTCAGCAGTGAGAAGCTGAACAGTAACGGAAGTGAGGACAACAGCTGGATGTAGAACCACTGCCTTATCATGCTGAGAGCATATTGTCTCGCACCGTCCTCCACTCTCACGCCAGGCTcaggtgcgcacacacacacacacacacacacacacacacacacacacacacacacacacacacacacacacacacacacacacacacacacacacacacacacacacacacacacacacacctgcacccaTTACAGTCAGGTGTGAGCTTCCCGGTCCAGATACGGACCTCAAACCGGCATGAGACAAAAAGCCATGAGCAGTTTATAGTGCTAACAGTTTCTTAATAAACTTTCAATTCCTTCCAAAGAGGGGAAATTCTAACGAGAGAAACTGAAAATAAGCaattttatatcacacacaaaccaactCACCCCACAACACTCACAtgcagagagggggagagggagagagagagagagagagagagagagagagagacaaagagagacacagagagagaaagagagacacagagagagaaagagagagagaaagaaagacagagagagagagagagagagagagacaaagagagataaagagagacacagagagagagagagagagagagataaagagagacacggagagagaaagagagagagagaaagaaagagaaagagagagagagagagagagagagagagagagagagagaatgaaaatgaatcacTAGTGGGAACAGAAATTCATGACACCACCATTGTTATTGATTAGATTCCTAACAGCACGACAGGTCCTTActgatccgtgtgtgtgtgtgtgcgtgtgtgtgtgtgtgtgtgtgtgtgtgtgtgtgtgactcattAACTCTCCGTACACGACTCTGATCATGTGACCATGAGAAATGTTGACTGTGACAGAACTTTGATCTACAACCTAACGACAGAAGAACGTTAGAAAAGCTGCAGAACCTTTTTACGACGACACCGACATCATCACAGGGACGTTAGAATCTGACCCTGCACCGACATTACAGCGAGTTTAAAGTGTGTCATGTGCTCAGTGTTTATGGGCTTTGTACACAAACTTGGCGTGATCCCTTCCTCTGTCAGCTGCCTCCGTCAGGTGTCAGAGAGGCGGTGATGATCTAACTCCTAATCAAACTCCGCTGAGAAACCGATGGGACCCTGAATAGACTTGCTACAGAAAGTGACTCAAACACTCCGTGTGATTCAGTTCACCATGGAGATGGGGACTGGgaacttgtcttttttttgtctttactaTAGAAGAAAGTATCCAGAGAGCCCTGACTTTGATGAGCGCTGTTTAACCTTCACCAGAAGCGGCCGGTGTGGCTGcgggttttcattccaatcgAGTCGCACCTAATTAATTCCACCTGTTTGATCGGTTCATTGAAATTGTCTTTcagtagactcaggtgtggcttctgcatGACTGTGATATAAACCTGCAGCCACACCTGTCCTTCCTGGAGAAGACTGCTGCTTTTTCATGCTATTTTCATTACTATTAACAGTCCCTGATCGCATCCCCTGTGGAAATACAAGAGTATGAGCAGAAGGAGTGTCTGAGTTCTCAGCTGTCACACGGAGCCAAAGCACAGAGCTGCAGAACTACAGAAC
This genomic window from Tachysurus fulvidraco isolate hzauxx_2018 chromosome 18, HZAU_PFXX_2.0, whole genome shotgun sequence contains:
- the vps54 gene encoding vacuolar protein sorting-associated protein 54; the protein is MASGPGSVPVVQSSVGPTATDQLFRKPRDSMGSSTHYRPPRSLPDVCPKEPTGEVRGLSDAPSVVADQHRWTVYNSKVNLPAALNDPRLAKRESDFFTKTWGVDFTEEEVMPSYSLPIITAEHFSTYLNNTAQREKIHKRCKNICSSKDDLSIPNITNNHDKAKEELEQVPKIFMRPDFVLSEPATFSAVLPWSHFSVAGGKSSRDAASSRLLQEKLSHYLDVVEVSIARQISMRSEAFFHAMSSQHELQEELCEAAGAVRTLREHTASMGRTMTRGPLRALRHTVTRRNCITLHSKLKLMAAVQQTQPTVQLLLSTSEFVGALELINTTKEVLQQELQGIHSFRHLGSQLCEMEKLIDKMMVADFTTYSRSDLNRAFEDDNQVLEKDRLQSLVFGLLRQRKLDFLDIYSEEMMQAAKGIVRQCVIRSVSQIEEIDTDVVVKMHDQMRFMTFAQWFELLQNVFEYFLLFLTRIKATLGVIRNVVLEVLDSSQRNRAADVCALTGSVENEDEDEEEESGLRPGEAELAFLTHEGLFISDAINEAERRGNSVNAQTRAQAKEEVSGSDSASCTTESSSSREHIINTTSSLPTGGTAALEDLMPSDLELGRIANNIQELLYTASDISHDRCVKVLLAKAKDGSLERLSSAEFVCVSRAVEAFAKDTEALCCRRSVSLRGALQSQANRFVHRFHDERKTKLSLLLDTERWKQAEVPAEFQHLVNSIADGHITLPERKPAGPEDKKTSDFLLVDGQKYAVVGTVLLLIRMFLEYCQCVNDIPSITTDMLTRLSDLLKHFNSRSCQLVLGAGALQVVGLKTITTKNLALVSRCLQLVVHYIPIIRAHFETKLQPKQYSVLRHFDHITKDYNDHIAEISAKLVAIMDSLFEKALFKYEVKAPMPSLCFRNLCKQMAKMHEAISELLPEEQTQMLFLRINASFKLHLKRQLARLGVVNDGGPQHGLVVVDVAFYTENIQVLRSLERLDLNMPEIWEQKR